Part of the Halobacteriovorax vibrionivorans genome, CTGCAACATCGACATCAGTTTCATCACCACGACTAGGAACAGTACGAAGCCCCATGATTCTAACATTTGAAGCTACCCCAGCAATTCCCTTTCCATTATTTTGTTTTGCTGCAATTGTTCCTGAAACATGTGTCCCATGAGAATGCTTATCCATAATATCACTTGTCGCCTCTCCACTAGAGTCACGCTCAAGAGTATTGATTCCATGAATATCATCAATATACCCATTTCCATCATCATCAATTCCATTACCTGGAATTTCATCTTCATTGATCCACATCACATCTTTAAGATCTTCGTGATTATAATCAACTCCAGTATCAACAACTGCTACAATAACAGGAGCTCCAGTAGAGAATCCAAACTCTTCATACGCTCTTGTTACGCCCATACCATATTCAGAAGCTGAATCGAATGCCCATAGCCTTGATATCTTTGGATCATTAAAAAGAGTTGCACGAGACTTATTAAATTGAGGCGCTACTTTTTCCACATCAGTTGGACGAGGTAACTTCTCAGAGTCCGCATATGTATCGAAGTATGCTCTTTTAACATTTTCATGATCAAGATAGAGATCTATTAATGATTCATCACCATTTGTGTAAGCGACATAGTTTTCACCAAAGAAATGTTTAATCTTTTGAACACCAGAAAATTGTGGCAGCGACTTCCCTTTCTTTACTTTGATAACAATTCGTTTCGAGTTGGCGTGTATTGATGTGGCCTTAGCTGATATATTCAGAAAAAAACCCAGAACAATTAAGATTGTCCCAATCAAGATCGAACGATTCATTTGCAATTCCTTTTGCTAATTAAATTTCAACAACTTAAGTGTAGCCATATAAAATCAATAAAGAAAATATCTTTTTCTTACATTTTTCATCGGATATGGGACCACTACCACCTCTTAACACATAGCGCA contains:
- a CDS encoding S8 family peptidase yields the protein MNRSILIGTILIVLGFFLNISAKATSIHANSKRIVIKVKKGKSLPQFSGVQKIKHFFGENYVAYTNGDESLIDLYLDHENVKRAYFDTYADSEKLPRPTDVEKVAPQFNKSRATLFNDPKISRLWAFDSASEYGMGVTRAYEEFGFSTGAPVIVAVVDTGVDYNHEDLKDVMWINEDEIPGNGIDDDGNGYIDDIHGINTLERDSSGEATSDIMDKHSHGTHVSGTIAAKQNNGKGIAGVASNVRIMGLRTVPSRGDETDVDVAESFLYAARNGARIINCSFGKSHNEGGDLVKETIDHIAKVYNVLVVTSAGNSSKDIDRYLTYPASFDSEGMIVIASSTKYGRFSYFSNYGVQNVDLSSPGSSIYSTTPGNRYGNMSGTSMAAPNASGVAAEVLSRNPSLTAVELKKLLMDNVVKNSSMDGDILTGGIINLNSVLQAL